Proteins encoded in a region of the Vitis riparia cultivar Riparia Gloire de Montpellier isolate 1030 chromosome 7, EGFV_Vit.rip_1.0, whole genome shotgun sequence genome:
- the LOC117918021 gene encoding probable cytosolic oligopeptidase A: MGNAHMPKRALIGALLIANMLMASRLSFSIQPLIRRSSYSLISPKHFPKSRPCPLWSSSFSFCLQNPHRSPTCPSIVPFSSHCSAPSMATVPQSTPEVNPLLLDFDFPPFDAVKADHVIPGIRTMLNQLENDLIELESKVEPTWPKLVDPLEKLVDRLSVVWGIVNHLKSVKDSSELRSAIEEVQPDKVKFELRLGQSKPIYNAFKAIQESPEWQTLSDAQKRIVDSQIKQAVLSGVSLEDDKKEHFNKIQQELEKLSQKFEENVLDATKKFGKLITDKKDIEGLPATALGLAAQTAVSKGHKDATAENGPWIITLDGPSFLSVMQHAQNRSLRKEVYYAYVTRASSGDLDNTEIIGQILKLRLEKAKLLGYSNYAEVSMATKMATVDKAEELLEKLRSASWDAAVQDTEDLKNFSKSQGAVEADDLSHWDLNFWSERLRESKYDINEEELRPYFSLPKVMGGLFSLAKMLFGIDIEPADGLAPVWNNDVRFYCVKDTAGSPIAYFYFDPYSRPSEKRGGAWMDEVVARSRALSRDGTKARLPIAHMVCNQTPPVGNKPSLMTFREVETVFHEFGHALQHMLTKQDEGLVSGIRGIEWDAVELPSQFMENWCYHRDTLMSIAKHYETGETLPEDVYLKLVAARTFRAGSLSLRQIRFATVDLELHSKYVPGGSETIYDVDQRVSKGTQVIPPLPEDRFLCSFSHIFAGGYAAGYYSYKWAEVLSADAFSAFEDAGLDDEKAVEETGKKFRETVLALGGGKAPLEVFVEFRGREPSPEALLRHNGLLSVTASA; encoded by the exons ATGGGTAACGCCCACATGCCAAAGCGGGCTCTCATCGGAGCTCTCCTTATAGCCAACATGCTTATGGCGAGTCGTCTATCCTTTTCCATCCAACCCCTCATCCGCAGGTCTTCTTATTCTCTTATTTCTCCAAAACATTTCCCAAAATCACGTCCCTGTCCTCTCTGGTCTTCGTCTTTCTCTTTTTGCCTTCAGAACCCCCACAGATCACCAACCTGTCCCTCCATCGTTCCATTTTCTTCTCACTGTTCCGCTCCATCAATGGCTACTGTCCCCCAGTCAACCCCAGAAGTCAACCCTCTCCTCCTGGATTTCGATTTCCCGCCCTTTGATGCCGTCAAAGCTGATCATGTCATCCCTGGGATTCGTACTATGTTGAATCAACTT GAGAATGATTTGATTGAATTGGAGAGCAAAGTCGAACCCACATGGCCGAAGTTAGTAGATCCTTTGGAGAAGCTTGTGGACAGATTATCTGTGGTTTGGGGAATCGTCAATCATCTCAAGTCTGTCAAGGATTCGTCTGAGCTTCGTTCTGCAATTGAGGAAGTCCAG CCAGACAAGGTCAAATTTGAGCTTAGGTTGGGGCAAAGCAAACCCATTTATAATGCATTTAAAGCTATTCAAGAATCTCCTGAGTGGCAAACACTGAGTGATGCTCAGAAACGTATAGTGGACT CCCAAATAAAGCAAGCAGTGCTTAGCGGTGTTTCTCTTGAAGATGATAAAAAGGAGCATTTTAACAAGATTCAACAG GAGTTGGAAAAACTCTCTCAAAAATTTGAAGAGAATGTATTGGATGCCACAAAGAAGTTTGGAAAATTGATAACTGATAAGAAAGATATTGAAGGATTGCCTGCTACTGCTCTTGGGTTGGCTGCTCAAACAGCAGTGTCTAAG GGGCATAAAGACGCTACTGCTGAAAATGGGCCTTGGATAATTACATTGGATGGTCCAAGCTTTCTTTCTGTTATGCAACATGCTCAAAACCGTTCCTTGCGTAAGGAAGTTTATTATGCTTATGTAACCCGTGCCTCTAGTGGAGATTTGGATAATACGGAAATTATTGGCCAAATCCTGAAGCTTAGGTTGGAAAAGGCTAAGCTTCTTGGTTACAGTAACTATGCAGAG GTAAGTATGGCAACCAAAATGGCTACTGTTGATAAGGCAGAAGAGCTTCTAGAAAAGCTTCGCAGTGCTTCATGGGATGCTGCAGTACAAG ATACGGAGGACCTAAAGAATTTCTCCAAAAGTCAAGGTGCAGTAGAAGCTGATGATTTGAGCCATTGGGATCTCAACTTTTGGAGTGAGAGGCTTCGTGAGTCAAAATATGACATAAATGAG GAAGAACTACGCCCCTATTTCTCATTGCCAAAGGTCATGGGTGGTCTTTTCAGCCTTGCTAAGATGCTTTTTGGAATTGACATTGAGCCAGCTGATGGTCTTGCTCCa GTTTGGAACAATGATGTGAGATTCTACTGTGTGAAAGACACTGCAGGTAGTCCAATTGCATACTTTTACTTTGATCCATATTCTCGTCCATCTGAGAAACGGGGAGGTGCATGGATGGATGAGGTTGTTGCTCGCAGTCGTGCATTGTCACGTGATGGTACCAAAGCTAGGTTGCCTATTGCTCATATGGTGTGCAATCAAACACCACCAGTGGGAAATAAACCAAGCCTTATGACATTCCGTGAG GTTGAGACTGTTTTCCATGAATTTGGTCATGCACTTCAGCATATGCTTACCAAGCAGGATGAGGGTCTGGTTTCTGGTATTCGGGGGATAGAGTGGGATGCTGTTGAATTACCTTCTCAATTCATGGAAAATTGGTGTTACCACAG GGATACTTTGATGAGCATCGCTAAGCACTATGAAACTGGAGAAACACTACCTGAAGATGTGTATTTGAAACTCGTTGCAGCAAGGACTTTTCGTGCCGGGTCCCTTAGTCTTCGTCAG ATAAGATTTGCAACTGTGGATTTGGAGCTGCATTCAAAGTATGTGCCAGGTGGGTCAGAAACCATATATGATGTTGATCAGAGGGTTTCCAAAGGAACACAAGTGATCCCTCCACTTCCTGAGGACAGATTTCTATGCAGTTTCAGCCATATATTTGCAG GTGGATACGCAGCTGGATACTATAGTTACAAG TGGGCAGAGGTCTTATCTGCAGATGCTTTCTCTGCCTTTGAGGATGCTGGATTGGATGATGAGAAG GCTGTGGAGGAAACAGGGAAAAAGTTCCGAGAAACCGTACTTGCTCTTGGAGGTGGTAAAGCACCATTGGAG GTTTTTGTGGAGTTTCGAGGGCGTGAACCTTCTCCAGAGGCACTACTGAGGCATAATGGCTTATTATCGGTCACCGCTTCTGCATAG
- the LOC117918022 gene encoding protein BRICK 1, with protein sequence MARAGGITNAVNVGIAVQADWENREFISHISLNIRRLFEFLVQFEATTKSKLASLNEKLDTLERRLELLEVQVGTASSNPSLFAT encoded by the exons ATGGCGAGAGCGGGTGGGATCACCAACGCGGTGAATGTGGGAATTGCAGTGCAAGCAGATTGGGAGAACCGGGAATTCATCTCTCACATTTCCCTCAATATCCGTCGCCTCTTCGAATTCCTCGTCCAATTCG AGGCTACAACAAAGAGCAAATTGGCATCATTGAATGAGAAGCTTGATACGCTAGAGCGTCGTCTAGAATTGCTTGAAGTTCAAGTGGGTACTGCATCATCCAACCCATCTCTTTTTGCTACATGA
- the LOC117917615 gene encoding ABC transporter G family member 17-like, with protein MAYTKGHRRDAVMVSIGKPVSLTGGLEFSNLTYTVKKKEKIEGKWVSQEVDLLHMISGYAPKGSITGVMGPSGAGKSTFLDGLAGRISSGSLKGGVSLDGMEISPSLIKRTSAYIMQEDLLFPMLTVYETLMFAADFRLGPLSWMDKKLRVEKLIEQLGLTSSRNTYIGDEGVRGVSGGERRRVSIGVDIIHGPSLLFLDEPTSGLDSSSAYSVIEKVHDIARAGSTVILTIHQPSSRILLLLDHLIVLAKGQLMFQGSPKDVGHHLRGMDRKVPKGENPVEYLIDVIQEYNQSEHGVEVLAAFVRTGLKPPPLSEEEVSMSTVPPTPTPLHHHASPLVEGRRLPLQAGSQRSATDFDHSLRSPYNSSRSWSASHSGIVQTLRFTPSRQRTDRKKNPMSASPGYTFSNDILEGTPTPHSSDYTVNESDYLTPNIAPKAASNQHLGPKFANSFLDEIWILMRRNFINIRRTPELFLSRLLVLTVMGFMMATMFTRPKADIQGITSRLSFFIFTVCLFFFSSNDAVPAFIQERFIFVRETGHNAYRASTYTIAGLITYLPFFAVQAGVYAGIVWFALGLRGPFLYFLLVLYMSLLSTNSFVVFVSSVVPNYILGYAAVIAFTALFFLFCGYFLNGQDIPSYWKWMNKFSTMTYPYEGLLMNQYQTNDTFGVNPYGQNITGNDILNQLNVSTVEFDKWKKVFIMLGWAVLYRVLFYVVLRFASKNQRT; from the exons ATGGCTTATACCAAAGGTCACCGCCGCGATGCAGTGATGGTCAGCATAGGGAAGCCTGTGAGCTTAACGGGAGGGCTAGAGTTCTCTAATCTTACATACACtgtgaaaaagaaggaaaaaattgaagggAAATGGGTGAGTCAGGAAGTGGACTTGTTGCACATGATTTCTGGGTATGCACCAAAGGGGTCTATCACTGGAGTCATGGGTCCAAGTGGCGCTGGGAAATCTACCTTCCTGGATGGATTGGCTGGACGCATCTCGAGCGGGAGTCTCAAAGGTGGGGTATCCTTGGATGGGATGGAGATAAGCCCCAGCTTGATCAAGAGGACTTCAGCATATATAATGCAGGAGGATCTGCTGTTTCCCATGCTGACTGTTTATGAGACTCTCATGTTTGCTGCTGATTTTAGGCTGGGGCCTCTCTCATGGATGGATAAAAAGCTACGTGTGGAGAAGCTTATTGAGCAGCTTGGTTTGACA TCATCACGGAACACATATATAGGTGATGAAGGGGTTCGGGGAGTATCAGGTGGAGAGCGTCGCAGGGTCTCAATTGGTGTGGACATCATCCATGGACCTTCACTACTTTTTCTGGACGAGCCCACTTCAGGTCTAGACTCTAGCAGCGCTTACAGTGTAATTGAGAAAGTGCACGATATTGCTCGTGCTGGAAGCACTGTAATTCTCACTATCCACCAACCCTCATCCCGAATTCTGTTGCTCCTTGACCATCTCATCGTCTTAGCTAAAGGTCAACTCATGTTCCAAGGTTCGCCAAAGGACGTTGGCCACCATCTCCGTGGGATGGACCGCAAAGTCCCCAAGGGGGAAAACCCCGTAGAATACCTTATTGATGTGATACAGGAGTACAACCAGTCTGAGCATGGAGTTGAGGTACTAGCTGCATTTGTTCGTACTGGTCTGAAacctcctccattatctgaagAGGAAGTGTCGATGTCAACAGTCCCTCCAACACCGACTCCACTTCATCATCATGCCAGTCCTCTGGTGGAAGGAAGGCGCCTTCCCTTGCAAGCTGGCTCTCAGAGGAGTGCCACAGATTTTGATCACAGTTTGAGAAGCCCTTATAATTCCTCTAGGTCATGGAGCGCTAGCCACAGTGGAATTGTGCAAACACTGAGGTTCACACCTTCTCGTCAAAGAACTGACAGGAAAAAGAATCCAATGAG TGCATCCCCTGGCTACACCTTCTCCAATGATATCCTTGAAGGAACTCCTACACCTCATAGCAGCGACTACACCGTCAATGAAAGTGACTACCTCACTCCCAACATAGCTCCAAAGGCGGCATCAAACCAGCATCTTGGCCCAAAATTTGCTAATTCCTTCTTGGATGAGATTTGGATTCTAATGCGCCGCAACTTCATTAACATCAGAAGGACTCCTGAGCTTTTCCTCTCTAGGCTATTAGTCCTCACAGTCATGGGCTTTATGATGGCCACCATGTTCACGAGACCTAAAGCAGACATTCAAGGAATTACAAGTCGCCTCagcttcttcatcttcactgtctgtctcttttttttctcttccaatGACGCTGTCCCAGCTTTCATCCAGGAGCGCTTCATCTTCGTCCGGGAGACTGGTCACAACGCCTATAGAGCCTCCACTTACACCATTGCTGGCCTCATCACTTACCTTCCTTTCTTCGCGGTGCAGGCTGGTGTGTATGCAGGAATTGTTTGGTTTGCCCTCGGACTCCGAGGACCTTTCCTCTACTTTTTGCTCGTCCTATACATGTCCCTCCTCTCCACCAACTCATTTGTGGTGTTTGTGAGCTCAGTGGTGCCAAATTACATACTGGGTTATGCTGCAGTCATCGCTTTCACAGCTCTCTTCTTCTTGTTTTGTGGGTACTTCTTGAACGGCCAGGATATCCCAAGCTACTGGAAGTGGATGAATAAGTTCTCGACAATGACGTATCCTTATGAAGGCCTCCTAATGAACCAATATCAGACCAATGATACTTTCGGTGTAAACCCATATGGACAAAATATCACTGGGAACGACATCTTAAATCAGCTGAATGTCTCTACTGTTGAATTTGATAAGTGGAAGAAGGTCTTCATAATGTTGGGTTGGGCTGTTCTATATAGGGTTTTGTTTTACGTAGTCCTCCGTTTTGCATCCAAGAACCAGAGGACATAG
- the LOC117919338 gene encoding nodulation receptor kinase-like, translated as MMGGFDSWISRSVECLILSFFLLLQSTCAQQAFVSIRCCAESTFTEPSTNISWIPDDGWYSNTLGCQNINKPVENYQGDKIRIFKGDLAKKWCYNLSTTKGHEYLIRGTFLFGDSVRTSLAILFNVSIGVTPIGLVNGSDDSVEVEGVFTARNHHIDFCLLKGTGDPYIYKLELRPLNVLKYLQGGTSSVLKLVKRVDVGNTGEDIRYPVDPNDRIWKAESSSIPNSLLEKTPPNPISSSANVSITTAVPLQVLQTALNHSERLEFLHNDLDIGEYNYNLSLYFLEFIESVDTGQRVFDIYINNVRKRQDFDIMADGSKYREAAFRFTANGSFNLTLVKVSDKSLFGPICNAYEIFQVRPWVQETNQEDVNVIMKVKDELLKKNQGNKVLGSWSGDPCLPLVWHGLICNNSINNSPVITELDLSSSGLQGSLPASIVKLAYLEKLKLSNNKFTGVIPEFPASSMLISLDLRHNDLMGKIQESLISLPQLAMLCFGCNPHFDRELPSNFNSTKVTTDYGNCADQGSSNSAQGILIGTVAGGSFLFTIAVGIVFVFFYRQKLVAREKFHEGGYPLTKNAVFSLPSIEDIVFKSIDIQNFTLEYIETATNKYKTLIGEGGFGSVYRGTLPDGQEVAVKVRSATSTQGTREFENELNLLSAIQHENLVPLLGYCCEYDQQILVYPFMSNGSLQDRLYGEAAKRKTLDWPTRLSIALGAARGLTYLHTFAGRSVIHRDVKSSNILMDHNMSAKVADFGFSKYAPQEGDSGVSLEVRGTAGYLDPEYYSTQHLSAKSDVFSYGVVLLEIISGREPLNIHRPRNEWSLVEWAKPYIRDSKIEEIVDPSIKGGYHAEAMWRVVEVALACIEPYSAYRPCMVDIVRELEDALIIENNASEYMKSIDSFGGSNRFSIEKIERKVVLPPTPTLTDPSPDILQALTPPQPR; from the exons ATGATGGGGGGGTTTGATAGTTGGATTTCAAGATCGGTTGAATGTTtgattctctctttctttctacttCTTCAATCAACTTGTGCACAACAAG cATTTGTGAGCATACGATGCTGTGCTGAATCGACTTTCACAGAACCGAGCACGAATATAAGTTGGATACCAGATGATGGTTGGTACTCCAACACACTAGGTTGCCAAAACATAAATAAGCCTGTGGAAAACTATCAAGGCGACAAAATACGGATTTTTAAAGGGGATTTAGCAAAAAAATGGTGCTACAACTTATCTACAACTAAGGGCCATGAGTATTTGATAAGGGGTACATTCCTTTTTGGTGATTCAGTAAGGACATCTCTGGCCATTTTGTTTAATGTTAGTATTGGTGTCACACCAATAGGCCTAGTGAACGGGTCTGATGATTCAGTGGAGGTGGAAGGAGTTTTCACTGCTAGGAATCACCATATAGACTTCTGCTTATTGAAAGGGACAGGAGATCCTTACATTTATAAGCTTGAGCTGAGGCCTTTGAATGTTTTAAAGTATTTGCAGGGGGGGACTTCTAGTGTCCTGAAACTGGTCAAAAGAGTTGATGTTGGGAACACAGGGGAGGATATCAG GTATCCAGTTGATCCAAATGATAGAATTTGGAAAGCAGAATCAAGCTCAATCCCAAACTCTCTTCTGGAAAAAACCCCTCCCAATCCCATATCATCAAGTGCCAATGTTTCTATCACAACAGCAGTACCTCTTCAAGTGCTACAAACAGCACTCAACCATTCAGAGCGTTTGGAGTTCCTTCACAATGACCTTGATATAGGGGAATACAACTACAATCTGTCCCTATACTTTCTTGAGTTCATTGAGTCAGTTGATACTGGGCAAAGGGTGTTCGATATTTACATCAACAATGTGAGGAAACGACAGGATTTTGACATAATGGCTGATGGATCCAAGTACAGGGAGGCTGCTTTCAGGTTTACAGCAAATGGGTCTTTCAATTTGACCCTCGTCAAGGTCTCTGACAAGTCCCTGTTTGGACCCATTTGTAATGCTTATGAGATATTCCAGGTTCGCCCATGGGTTCAAGAGACAAACCAAGAAGATG TTAATGTGATCATGAAGGTGAAGGATGAATTGTTGAAGAAAAACCAAGGTAACAAAGTGCTGGGGAGCTGGTCTGGGGACCCATGCCTTCCTCTTGTATGGCATGGTCTGATTTGCAACAACTCCATTAATAATTCCCCTGTCATAACTGAGCT GGATCTTTCCTCGAGTGGACTTCAAGGATCACTTCCTGCCAGCATCGTTAAGTTGGCTTACTTAGAGAAATT GAAGTTGAGTAACAACAAATTCACCGGAGTTATCCCAGAATTTCCAGCCTCCTCAATGTTGATATCATT GGATCTACGCCACAATGATCTTATGGGAAAGATTCAAGAATCTCTTATTTCACTTCCACAGTTGGCAATGTT ATGTTTCGGGTGCAATCCTCATTTTGACAGAGAGCTTCCATCCAACTTTAACAGCACAAAAGTTACCACAGA CTATGGAAATTGTGCTGATCAAGGATCCTCAAATTCAGCACAAGGAATCCTAATAGGCACTGTTGCAGGTGGATCCTTCTTATTTACCATTGCAGTTGGGAttgtttttgtcttcttttacAGACAAAAATTGGTGGCTCGGGAAAAGTTTCATGAGGGAGGCTACCCACTGACAAAGA ATGCAGTTTTCTCGTTGCCCAGCATTGAGGATATTGTTTTCAAGTCCATAGATATACAGAATTTTACTCTGGAGTACATAGAAACAGCTACCAACAAATACAAAACCTTAATAGGTGAAGGAGGCTTTGGTTCTGTTTATCGCGGTACTCTACCTGATGGTCAAGAAGTGGCAGTGAAGGTTCGATCTGCTACATCGACTCAAGGAACACGTGAATTTGAAAATGAG CTAAACCTTCTCTCAGCAATTCAGCATGAAAATCTGGTCCCTCTTCTTGGCTACTGTTGTGAATATGACCAACAAATTCTAGTTTATCCTTTCATGTCTAATGGCTCTCTACAAGATCGGCTCTATG GGGAAGCAGCCAAAAGAAAAACTCTGGACTGGCCAACCAGGCTTTCTATTGCTCTTGGCGCTGCTCGAG GTTTAACATATCTTCACACCTTTGCTGGGCGAAGCGTCATACACAGGGATGTGAAATCAAGCAACATACTCATGGATCATAACATGAGTGCCAAGGTAGCAGACTTCGGCTTTTCGAAATATGCTCCTCAAGAAGGGGATAGTGGTGTTTCTCTGGAAGTAAGAGGCACAGCTGGGTATTTAGATCCGGA GTACTATTCAACCCAGCACCTATCTGCAAAAAGTGATGTCTTTAGCTACGGGGTGGTTCTACTTGAAATAATAAGTGGCCGAGAGCCTCTCAACATACACAGACCTCGGAATGAATGGAGCTTAGTTGAATGG GCAAAACCCTACATAAGGGATTCGAAGATTGAGGAAATCGTGGATCCCAGCATAAAGGGAGGATACCATGCAGAAGCAATGTGGAGAGTGGTAGAGGTGGCATTGGCATGCATTGAGCCCTACTCAGCTTACCGACCATGCATGGTTGACATTGTCCGAGAGCTGGAGGATGCTTTGATTATAGAGAACAATGCATCTGAATATATGAAGTCCATAGACAGCTTTGGTGGCTCCAACCGCTTCTCCATAGAGAAGATTGAGAGGAAGGTTGTTCTACCACCCACCCCAACTCTCACAGATCCCTCACCTGATATTTTACAAGCCTTGACTCCTCCACAGCCAAGATAG